A genome region from Panicum virgatum strain AP13 chromosome 4K, P.virgatum_v5, whole genome shotgun sequence includes the following:
- the LOC120704314 gene encoding putative cysteine-rich receptor-like protein kinase 31 isoform X3, whose translation MAQLLDNSSGMWTVLGQASNVAQLVGVDALGLVSMVVQAALAARRHRDACRRLAQHVEIVGGLLRELELAELMRREATRRPLEQLRGALRRCYALATACQDCGGGYLGRLFWGTRMAAELRAAEQEIDMFIRLVPLIALVDTTHDRGAKQAAKGVPGAITNSSNPQIRFSRSASDSTEIHIIQGGNQVCDVAKQAEGAVDLQEQKILDTEELLELCLRTEECCPGFKKFEFFQIVDATDNFSENRNVGYGGFATVYKGQLPNGLMVAVKRMDVYATVFDFSSEFLLARLQHTNLIRLLGWCIHEKERILLYDFMHRGSLHRFIFDERNGSLLDWSKRLNIIKGLADGLVYLHKQSMLWIVHRDLKPQNILLDHDMNPKISDFGSARSLSSDVAEERTSRVVGTSGYKAPEYTSRGIYSLKTDVFSFGVIALVIISGRKNTIMEQQGDSIGTLVRDAWQLWNDGRLHELVDPILGGDGFEPAELMRYAQVALLCAQEEPTDRPTMSDVVALLNFESISLLPDPKHPSDLIKGGAASDKLLTYASQSSRTIDITITSSAPVSTRVRIIVEPET comes from the exons atggcgcagcTGCTGGACAACTCGAGCGGCATGTGGACCGTGCTCGGACAGGCCTCGAACGTGGCGCAGCTGGTGGGCGTGGACGCGCTCGGGCTGGTGTCCATGGTCGTGCAGGCCgcgctggcggcgcggcggcaccgCGACGCGTGCCGGCGGCTGGCGCAGCACGTGGAGATCGTCGGCGGCCTGCTgcgggagctcgagctcgccgagcTGATGCGCCGGGAGGCCACGCGGCGGCCGCTCGAGCAGCTCCGGGGCGCGCTGCGGCGATGCTACGCGCTCGCCACGGCGTGCCAGGACTGCGGAGGTGGGTACCTCGGGCGCCTGTTCTGGGGAACCCGGATGGCCGCGGAGCTCCGCGCCGCGGAGCAGGAGATCGACATGTTCATCCGCCTCGTCCCGCTCATCGCGCTCGTCGACACAACACATGATCGCGGGGCTAAG CAGGCCGCTAAGGGAGTGCCAGGCGCAATCACGAATAGTTCGAACCCTCAAATCAG GTTCTCAAGAAGTGCTTCAGATTCCACCGAAATACACATTAttcaaggaggtaatcaagtTTGTGATGTTGCAAAACAAGCAGAAG GAGCAGTTGACTTGCAAGAACAGAAAATTCTGGACACTGAAGAATTGTTGGAGCTCTGCTTACGTACTGAAGAGTGTTGTCCGGGATTCAAAAAGTTTGAATTCTTTCAGATTGTTGATGCTACAGACAATTTTTCAGAAAATAGAAACGTCGGGTATGGTGGATTTGCTACAGTTTACAAG GGTCAATTGCCTAATGGACTCATGGTTGCCGTCAAAAGGATGGATGTATATGCTACAGTATTTGATTTCAGCAGTGAATTTCTGCTTGCAAGGCTTCAGCATACCAATCTGATTAGATTATTGGGTTGGTGCATCCAtgagaaagaaaggattttACTGTATGACTTCATGCACAGGGGTAGCCTGCACCGGTTCATCTTTG ACGAAAGAAATGGTTCATTGCTAGACTGGTCTAAGCGACTTAATATAATTAAAGGGTTAGCTGATGGACTTGTTTACCTTCACAAGCAGTCCATGTTGTGGATTGTTCATAGGGATTTGAAACCCCAAAACATCCTCTTAGATCATGACATGAACCCAAAGATTTCTGATTTCGGATCAGCCAGAAGTCTAAGTTCAGATGTAGCAGAAGAGCGTACAAGCAGGGTTGTGGGAACTAG TGGTTACAAAGCTCCGGAGTACACATCCCGTGGCATTTATTCACTAAAGACAGATGTCTTTAGCTTTGGGGTGATCGCTTTAGTGATCATAAGTGGGCGAAAAAATACCATAATGGAGCAGCAAGGAGATTCTATTGGTACCCTCGTAAGAGAT GCATGGCAATTGTGGAATGATGGAAGGTTACATGAGCTTGTAGATCCAATACTGGGCGGTGATGGATTTGAACCTGCAGAGTTAATGCGGTATGCTCAAGTGGCACTGCTATGTGCTCAGGAAGAACCAACAGATCGCCCCACCATGTCGGATGTTGTGGCACTTCTGAACTTTGAAAGCATAAGCTTGTTACCAGATCCTAAACATCCCTCAGACCTGATTAAGGGAGGTGCTGCTAGCGATAAGTTATTGACGTATGCTAGCCAATCAAGTAGGACCATAGATATAACCATTACAAGTTCAGCTCCCGTGTCAACTAGAGTCCGCATCATTGTAGAGCCAGAGACCTGA
- the LOC120704314 gene encoding putative cysteine-rich receptor-like protein kinase 31 isoform X1: MAQLLDNSSGMWTVLGQASNVAQLVGVDALGLVSMVVQAALAARRHRDACRRLAQHVEIVGGLLRELELAELMRREATRRPLEQLRGALRRCYALATACQDCGGGYLGRLFWGTRMAAELRAAEQEIDMFIRLVPLIALVDTTHDRGAKQAAKGVPGAITNSSNPQIRFSRSASDSTEIHIIQGGNQVCDVAKQAEGAVDLQEQKILDTEELLELCLRTEECCPGFKKFEFFQIVDATDNFSENRNVGYGGFATVYKGQLPNGLMVAVKRMDVYATVFDFSSEFLLARLQHTNLIRLLGWCIHEKERILLYDFMHRGSLHRFIFDERNGSLLDWSKRLNIIKGLADGLVYLHKQSMLWIVHRDLKPQNILLDHDMNPKISDFGSARSLSSDVAEERTSRVVGTSGYKAPEYTSRGIYSLKTDVFSFGVIALVIISGRKNTIMEQQGDSIGTLVRDSGKNIYQAWQLWNDGRLHELVDPILGGDGFEPAELMRYAQVALLCAQEEPTDRPTMSDVVALLNFESISLLPDPKHPSDLIKGGAASDKLLTYASQSSRTIDITITSSAPVSTRVRIIVEPET, encoded by the exons atggcgcagcTGCTGGACAACTCGAGCGGCATGTGGACCGTGCTCGGACAGGCCTCGAACGTGGCGCAGCTGGTGGGCGTGGACGCGCTCGGGCTGGTGTCCATGGTCGTGCAGGCCgcgctggcggcgcggcggcaccgCGACGCGTGCCGGCGGCTGGCGCAGCACGTGGAGATCGTCGGCGGCCTGCTgcgggagctcgagctcgccgagcTGATGCGCCGGGAGGCCACGCGGCGGCCGCTCGAGCAGCTCCGGGGCGCGCTGCGGCGATGCTACGCGCTCGCCACGGCGTGCCAGGACTGCGGAGGTGGGTACCTCGGGCGCCTGTTCTGGGGAACCCGGATGGCCGCGGAGCTCCGCGCCGCGGAGCAGGAGATCGACATGTTCATCCGCCTCGTCCCGCTCATCGCGCTCGTCGACACAACACATGATCGCGGGGCTAAG CAGGCCGCTAAGGGAGTGCCAGGCGCAATCACGAATAGTTCGAACCCTCAAATCAG GTTCTCAAGAAGTGCTTCAGATTCCACCGAAATACACATTAttcaaggaggtaatcaagtTTGTGATGTTGCAAAACAAGCAGAAG GAGCAGTTGACTTGCAAGAACAGAAAATTCTGGACACTGAAGAATTGTTGGAGCTCTGCTTACGTACTGAAGAGTGTTGTCCGGGATTCAAAAAGTTTGAATTCTTTCAGATTGTTGATGCTACAGACAATTTTTCAGAAAATAGAAACGTCGGGTATGGTGGATTTGCTACAGTTTACAAG GGTCAATTGCCTAATGGACTCATGGTTGCCGTCAAAAGGATGGATGTATATGCTACAGTATTTGATTTCAGCAGTGAATTTCTGCTTGCAAGGCTTCAGCATACCAATCTGATTAGATTATTGGGTTGGTGCATCCAtgagaaagaaaggattttACTGTATGACTTCATGCACAGGGGTAGCCTGCACCGGTTCATCTTTG ACGAAAGAAATGGTTCATTGCTAGACTGGTCTAAGCGACTTAATATAATTAAAGGGTTAGCTGATGGACTTGTTTACCTTCACAAGCAGTCCATGTTGTGGATTGTTCATAGGGATTTGAAACCCCAAAACATCCTCTTAGATCATGACATGAACCCAAAGATTTCTGATTTCGGATCAGCCAGAAGTCTAAGTTCAGATGTAGCAGAAGAGCGTACAAGCAGGGTTGTGGGAACTAG TGGTTACAAAGCTCCGGAGTACACATCCCGTGGCATTTATTCACTAAAGACAGATGTCTTTAGCTTTGGGGTGATCGCTTTAGTGATCATAAGTGGGCGAAAAAATACCATAATGGAGCAGCAAGGAGATTCTATTGGTACCCTCGTAAGAGAT TCTGGGAAAAATATATATCAGGCATGGCAATTGTGGAATGATGGAAGGTTACATGAGCTTGTAGATCCAATACTGGGCGGTGATGGATTTGAACCTGCAGAGTTAATGCGGTATGCTCAAGTGGCACTGCTATGTGCTCAGGAAGAACCAACAGATCGCCCCACCATGTCGGATGTTGTGGCACTTCTGAACTTTGAAAGCATAAGCTTGTTACCAGATCCTAAACATCCCTCAGACCTGATTAAGGGAGGTGCTGCTAGCGATAAGTTATTGACGTATGCTAGCCAATCAAGTAGGACCATAGATATAACCATTACAAGTTCAGCTCCCGTGTCAACTAGAGTCCGCATCATTGTAGAGCCAGAGACCTGA
- the LOC120704314 gene encoding putative cysteine-rich receptor-like protein kinase 31 isoform X2, protein MAQLLDNSSGMWTVLGQASNVAQLVGVDALGLVSMVVQAALAARRHRDACRRLAQHVEIVGGLLRELELAELMRREATRRPLEQLRGALRRCYALATACQDCGGGYLGRLFWGTRMAAELRAAEQEIDMFIRLVPLIALVDTTHDRGAKAAKGVPGAITNSSNPQIRFSRSASDSTEIHIIQGGNQVCDVAKQAEGAVDLQEQKILDTEELLELCLRTEECCPGFKKFEFFQIVDATDNFSENRNVGYGGFATVYKGQLPNGLMVAVKRMDVYATVFDFSSEFLLARLQHTNLIRLLGWCIHEKERILLYDFMHRGSLHRFIFDERNGSLLDWSKRLNIIKGLADGLVYLHKQSMLWIVHRDLKPQNILLDHDMNPKISDFGSARSLSSDVAEERTSRVVGTSGYKAPEYTSRGIYSLKTDVFSFGVIALVIISGRKNTIMEQQGDSIGTLVRDSGKNIYQAWQLWNDGRLHELVDPILGGDGFEPAELMRYAQVALLCAQEEPTDRPTMSDVVALLNFESISLLPDPKHPSDLIKGGAASDKLLTYASQSSRTIDITITSSAPVSTRVRIIVEPET, encoded by the exons atggcgcagcTGCTGGACAACTCGAGCGGCATGTGGACCGTGCTCGGACAGGCCTCGAACGTGGCGCAGCTGGTGGGCGTGGACGCGCTCGGGCTGGTGTCCATGGTCGTGCAGGCCgcgctggcggcgcggcggcaccgCGACGCGTGCCGGCGGCTGGCGCAGCACGTGGAGATCGTCGGCGGCCTGCTgcgggagctcgagctcgccgagcTGATGCGCCGGGAGGCCACGCGGCGGCCGCTCGAGCAGCTCCGGGGCGCGCTGCGGCGATGCTACGCGCTCGCCACGGCGTGCCAGGACTGCGGAGGTGGGTACCTCGGGCGCCTGTTCTGGGGAACCCGGATGGCCGCGGAGCTCCGCGCCGCGGAGCAGGAGATCGACATGTTCATCCGCCTCGTCCCGCTCATCGCGCTCGTCGACACAACACATGATCGCGGGGCTAAG GCCGCTAAGGGAGTGCCAGGCGCAATCACGAATAGTTCGAACCCTCAAATCAG GTTCTCAAGAAGTGCTTCAGATTCCACCGAAATACACATTAttcaaggaggtaatcaagtTTGTGATGTTGCAAAACAAGCAGAAG GAGCAGTTGACTTGCAAGAACAGAAAATTCTGGACACTGAAGAATTGTTGGAGCTCTGCTTACGTACTGAAGAGTGTTGTCCGGGATTCAAAAAGTTTGAATTCTTTCAGATTGTTGATGCTACAGACAATTTTTCAGAAAATAGAAACGTCGGGTATGGTGGATTTGCTACAGTTTACAAG GGTCAATTGCCTAATGGACTCATGGTTGCCGTCAAAAGGATGGATGTATATGCTACAGTATTTGATTTCAGCAGTGAATTTCTGCTTGCAAGGCTTCAGCATACCAATCTGATTAGATTATTGGGTTGGTGCATCCAtgagaaagaaaggattttACTGTATGACTTCATGCACAGGGGTAGCCTGCACCGGTTCATCTTTG ACGAAAGAAATGGTTCATTGCTAGACTGGTCTAAGCGACTTAATATAATTAAAGGGTTAGCTGATGGACTTGTTTACCTTCACAAGCAGTCCATGTTGTGGATTGTTCATAGGGATTTGAAACCCCAAAACATCCTCTTAGATCATGACATGAACCCAAAGATTTCTGATTTCGGATCAGCCAGAAGTCTAAGTTCAGATGTAGCAGAAGAGCGTACAAGCAGGGTTGTGGGAACTAG TGGTTACAAAGCTCCGGAGTACACATCCCGTGGCATTTATTCACTAAAGACAGATGTCTTTAGCTTTGGGGTGATCGCTTTAGTGATCATAAGTGGGCGAAAAAATACCATAATGGAGCAGCAAGGAGATTCTATTGGTACCCTCGTAAGAGAT TCTGGGAAAAATATATATCAGGCATGGCAATTGTGGAATGATGGAAGGTTACATGAGCTTGTAGATCCAATACTGGGCGGTGATGGATTTGAACCTGCAGAGTTAATGCGGTATGCTCAAGTGGCACTGCTATGTGCTCAGGAAGAACCAACAGATCGCCCCACCATGTCGGATGTTGTGGCACTTCTGAACTTTGAAAGCATAAGCTTGTTACCAGATCCTAAACATCCCTCAGACCTGATTAAGGGAGGTGCTGCTAGCGATAAGTTATTGACGTATGCTAGCCAATCAAGTAGGACCATAGATATAACCATTACAAGTTCAGCTCCCGTGTCAACTAGAGTCCGCATCATTGTAGAGCCAGAGACCTGA